Proteins from a single region of bacterium:
- a CDS encoding redox-sensing transcriptional repressor Rex, protein MHRGGGVSEATVRRLSNYFRILEEMEREGVETIASETLAERYGITSAQVRKDFSSFGSFGRRGLGYPVRGLRERIGKILGIDQPWRLVLVGAGNLGHALFHYEEFRRRNFSIAAIFDSNPELIGKHWEGVPILPMAQMGRLVSERDARIGIIAVPAAAGQAVADQLVAAGVEGILNFSPIKLREVENVFVRNVNLSIALESLSYSVTAHRKLRPL, encoded by the coding sequence ATGCACCGGGGCGGCGGCGTCAGCGAGGCGACCGTGCGGCGCCTGTCGAACTACTTCCGCATCCTCGAGGAGATGGAGCGCGAGGGCGTCGAGACCATCGCCAGCGAGACGCTCGCGGAGCGCTACGGCATCACCAGCGCCCAGGTGCGCAAGGACTTCTCGAGCTTCGGCAGCTTCGGGCGGCGCGGGCTCGGCTATCCGGTGCGGGGGCTGCGCGAGCGCATCGGGAAGATCCTCGGCATCGATCAGCCCTGGCGGCTCGTGCTCGTGGGCGCGGGCAACCTCGGCCATGCGCTCTTCCACTACGAGGAGTTCCGCCGGCGGAACTTCAGCATCGCGGCGATCTTCGACAGCAACCCCGAGCTGATCGGCAAGCACTGGGAAGGCGTGCCGATCTTGCCGATGGCCCAGATGGGCCGCCTGGTCAGCGAGCGCGACGCGCGGATCGGCATCATCGCCGTGCCGGCGGCCGCGGGGCAGGCCGTGGCGGATCAGCTCGTCGCCGCGGGCGTGGAGGGCATCCTCAACTTCTCGCCGATCAAGCTGCGCGAGGTGGAGAACGTCTTCGTGCGCAACGTGAACCTCTCGATCGCCCTTGAGAGCCTCAGCTACTCCGTCACCGCGCATCGGAAGCTGCGGCCGCTCTAG
- a CDS encoding methyltransferase domain-containing protein codes for MTEDDRGALARFDATYRTAGRDAAKVPWAESRPKPLLAAWLDEAAVRGEGRRAIVVGSGLGDDAEALSALGFIVTAFDLSPTAIAWTRECFAASRVDYHVADLFTLPDTWRGAFDLVVEIYTLQSLPATIRPEAMDRVAALVAPGGELLVICRGRDPEAAPASGPPYPLTRAELRRLEAAGLSERDALDTFDDETPPVRRFRLRYRRD; via the coding sequence GTGACCGAGGACGACCGCGGCGCACTCGCGCGCTTCGATGCCACCTATCGGACCGCCGGCCGCGACGCCGCCAAGGTGCCCTGGGCCGAGAGCCGACCCAAGCCGCTCCTTGCAGCCTGGCTCGACGAGGCCGCCGTTCGCGGCGAGGGCCGCCGGGCGATCGTCGTGGGCTCGGGCCTGGGCGACGACGCCGAGGCACTCTCCGCGCTCGGCTTCATCGTGACGGCCTTCGATCTCTCGCCGACGGCCATCGCCTGGACCCGCGAGTGCTTCGCGGCGAGCCGCGTCGACTACCATGTCGCCGATCTCTTCACGCTGCCCGACACCTGGCGCGGCGCCTTCGATCTCGTCGTGGAGATCTACACGCTGCAGTCGCTGCCGGCGACGATCCGGCCCGAGGCCATGGATCGCGTGGCGGCGCTGGTCGCACCCGGCGGCGAGCTGCTCGTGATCTGTCGCGGCCGGGATCCCGAGGCGGCGCCGGCGTCCGGCCCGCCCTATCCGCTCACCCGCGCCGAGCTGCGCCGCCTCGAAGCGGCGGGCCTCAGCGAGCGCGACGCGCTGGACACCTTCGACGACGAGACCCCGCCGGTGCGCCGCTTCCGGCTGCGGTATCGGCGCGATTGA